One region of Anaeromyxobacter paludicola genomic DNA includes:
- a CDS encoding type II secretion system protein GspK, protein MRSRGAALLLVITAIAILTAISVDLAYESRVSIEAAAGARDELRATYLAKSAVGFSRLVLHFQQQLGQASAAVGQLGQVAQASGLPAQLAQQLQGTLGGGAGGGTLSIRLWELVPVDSSMTSLFLSRGARSAAAPPREGAAAAAGTARGFGDFEGSFHARIEDEDRKINLPQFNGLGALPAAQLQRFLQLVKDPKYDFLFDQDDANGIRVNRNDTAAAIKDWVDEDEVSSAVTGNPLTPFEQGFSDENAVYDRLPDRYKAKNARFDSLEELFLVAGISDAFMAAFADRLTVYPDVNGQVNVNTDDPMQILTNLLVMSDPPGVLQGPLLDPGFPQRFQAALAQLKPLPFLSVSPQQFATVAQALGVKIQAVYLQAQNSDNRAVFSDHSSTFHIHATGRAGGVQKTIDAVVTLDTRAGALAQDLGRVLHWSEE, encoded by the coding sequence ATGAGATCGCGCGGCGCCGCCCTCCTGCTGGTCATCACCGCCATCGCCATCCTGACGGCGATCTCGGTGGACCTCGCCTACGAGTCCCGGGTCTCGATCGAGGCGGCGGCGGGCGCGCGCGACGAGCTGCGCGCCACCTACCTCGCGAAGAGCGCGGTCGGGTTCTCGCGCCTCGTGCTCCACTTCCAGCAGCAGCTCGGGCAGGCGTCGGCCGCGGTCGGGCAGCTCGGGCAGGTGGCGCAGGCCAGCGGGCTCCCGGCGCAGCTCGCGCAGCAGCTCCAGGGGACCCTCGGGGGCGGCGCGGGAGGCGGCACGCTCTCCATCCGGCTCTGGGAGCTCGTGCCGGTGGACTCCTCGATGACCTCGCTCTTCCTCTCTCGCGGCGCCCGGAGCGCCGCCGCCCCGCCGCGCGAGGGCGCGGCCGCGGCGGCCGGCACGGCCCGCGGCTTCGGCGACTTCGAGGGCTCCTTCCACGCCCGGATCGAGGACGAGGACCGGAAGATCAACCTGCCGCAGTTCAACGGCCTCGGGGCCCTCCCGGCGGCGCAGCTGCAGCGCTTCCTCCAGCTCGTGAAGGATCCGAAGTACGACTTCCTCTTCGACCAGGACGACGCCAACGGGATCCGGGTCAACCGGAACGACACCGCCGCGGCCATCAAGGACTGGGTGGACGAGGACGAGGTCTCGTCGGCGGTGACCGGCAACCCGCTCACCCCCTTCGAGCAGGGCTTCTCCGACGAGAACGCCGTGTACGACCGGCTCCCCGACCGCTACAAGGCCAAGAACGCGCGCTTCGACTCGCTCGAGGAGCTGTTCCTCGTGGCCGGCATCTCCGACGCCTTCATGGCCGCCTTCGCCGACCGGCTCACGGTCTACCCCGACGTGAACGGGCAGGTGAACGTGAACACCGACGACCCGATGCAGATCCTCACCAACCTGCTCGTGATGTCCGACCCGCCGGGCGTGCTGCAGGGGCCGCTGCTCGACCCCGGCTTCCCGCAGCGCTTCCAGGCCGCGCTGGCGCAGCTCAAGCCCCTGCCGTTCCTCTCGGTGAGCCCGCAGCAGTTCGCGACCGTGGCCCAGGCGCTCGGGGTCAAGATCCAGGCGGTCTACCTCCAGGCGCAGAACAGCGACAACCGGGCGGTCTTCTCCGACCACTCGAGCACCTTCCACATCCACGCCACCGGCCGGGCCGGCGGCGTGCAGAAGACGATCGACGCGGTGGTGACGCTCGACACCCGGGCCG